One window of the Catenulispora sp. EB89 genome contains the following:
- the hpaE gene encoding 5-carboxymethyl-2-hydroxymuconate semialdehyde dehydrogenase — protein sequence MTSIPADLPKTIRHYIAGEQTDSADGRTFANADPATNIGYCDVASGGPADIAAAVVAARAAFEIGPWPRMSPRERGRILHRIADAIEAREDRLAAWESFDTGLPITQARGQARRAAENFRYFADLVNALHEDAFRTAAQIGYVVRKPIGVAGLITPWNTPFMLESWKLAPAIAAGCTVVLKPAEFTPLSASLWTEIAEEAGLPAGVLNIVHGIGEEAGAALVEHPDVPLISFTGETTTGQTIMRAAATGLKGLSMELGGKSPCVVFADADLDAAVDGALFGVFSLNGERCTAGSRVIVEASIYEEFVARYAARAARIRVGHPQDPDTEIGALVHPEHYERVLGYVASGIAEGARLVAGGARPEALPEGNYLAATVFADVQPSMRIWREEIFGPVVAVVPFADEAEAVRLANDTRYGLAGYVWTSNLQRGHRVAQAIEAGMVWLNSHNVRDLRTPFGGVKASGLGQEGGAHSIDFYTDSQIVSVALGETHVPRFGAGTDEEG from the coding sequence ATGACTTCCATCCCTGCGGACCTGCCCAAGACGATCCGCCACTACATCGCCGGCGAACAGACCGACTCCGCCGACGGCCGCACCTTCGCCAACGCCGACCCGGCCACCAACATCGGGTACTGCGACGTCGCCTCCGGCGGCCCCGCCGACATCGCCGCGGCCGTCGTGGCGGCGCGCGCCGCGTTCGAGATCGGCCCCTGGCCCCGCATGAGCCCGCGCGAGCGCGGCCGGATCCTGCACCGGATCGCCGACGCCATCGAGGCCCGCGAGGACCGGCTCGCCGCCTGGGAGTCCTTCGACACCGGCCTGCCGATCACCCAGGCCCGCGGCCAGGCCCGGCGCGCGGCCGAGAACTTCCGGTACTTCGCCGACCTGGTCAACGCGCTGCACGAGGACGCCTTCCGCACCGCCGCGCAGATCGGCTACGTCGTGCGCAAGCCGATCGGCGTGGCCGGGCTCATCACGCCGTGGAACACGCCGTTCATGCTGGAGAGCTGGAAACTGGCCCCGGCCATCGCCGCTGGCTGCACCGTCGTGCTCAAGCCGGCCGAGTTCACGCCGCTGTCGGCGTCGCTGTGGACGGAGATCGCCGAGGAGGCCGGGCTGCCGGCCGGGGTCCTGAACATCGTGCACGGCATCGGCGAGGAAGCCGGCGCCGCGCTGGTCGAGCACCCGGACGTGCCGCTGATCTCCTTCACCGGCGAGACCACGACCGGGCAGACCATCATGCGGGCCGCCGCCACCGGTCTCAAAGGCCTGTCGATGGAGCTCGGCGGCAAGTCGCCGTGCGTGGTGTTCGCCGACGCCGACCTGGACGCCGCCGTCGACGGCGCGCTGTTCGGCGTCTTCTCGCTCAACGGCGAGCGCTGCACGGCCGGCTCGCGGGTCATCGTCGAGGCCTCGATCTACGAGGAGTTCGTGGCGCGCTACGCGGCGCGCGCCGCACGGATCCGTGTCGGGCATCCGCAGGATCCTGACACTGAGATCGGCGCGCTGGTCCACCCCGAGCACTACGAGCGGGTCCTCGGCTACGTCGCGTCCGGCATCGCCGAAGGCGCACGCCTGGTGGCCGGCGGCGCGCGGCCGGAGGCACTGCCGGAGGGCAACTACCTGGCCGCCACGGTCTTCGCCGACGTGCAGCCGTCGATGCGGATCTGGCGCGAGGAGATCTTCGGGCCGGTCGTCGCCGTCGTGCCGTTCGCCGACGAGGCCGAGGCGGTCCGGCTGGCCAACGACACGCGCTACGGACTCGCGGGCTATGTCTGGACCTCGAACCTCCAGCGCGGCCACCGGGTCGCGCAGGCGATCGAGGCCGGGATGGTGTGGCTGAACTCGCACAACGTGCGCGATCTGCGGACGCCGTTCGGCGGGGTGAAGGCCTCGGGGCTAGGCCAGGAGGGCGGCGCGCACAGCATCGACTTCTACACCGACTCCCAGATCGTCTCCGTCGCGCTCGGCGAGACCCACGTCCCGCGCTTCGGCGCCGGTACTGATGAGGAGGGCTGA
- the hpaD gene encoding 3,4-dihydroxyphenylacetate 2,3-dioxygenase: MTDTPPPPDVVRSAYAQLAVTDLDAARWFWVEMLGFHVQYQTEDSLYLRGTDELTHHSLVLRLGDTAALDHIAYRVRTPQDVDRAEAYVRALGCQTRRIPGGSGTHGIGEAVRVVDPLGFPVEFFYEIAQAERLIQRYDLRRGAEIARLDHFNICTPDIPAAYEHYQGLGFGCSETIEGDEHELYAAWMYRKQTVHDVAFTGGAGPRLHHLGLATHESHQVLRTADLFGAVHAEHHIERGPGRHGVSNAFYVYLRDPDGHRVEIYTSDYYTGDPDHRTWRWNIHDDRRRDFWGNAVIESWYKEASPVLDLDGVPQPITDTVLDESADATRVGADGLG; the protein is encoded by the coding sequence ATGACCGATACCCCGCCGCCACCGGACGTCGTGCGCTCCGCGTACGCGCAGCTGGCCGTCACCGATCTGGACGCCGCGCGCTGGTTCTGGGTCGAGATGCTGGGCTTCCACGTGCAGTACCAGACCGAGGACAGCCTCTACCTGCGCGGCACTGATGAGCTCACGCACCACTCGCTGGTGCTGCGCCTCGGCGACACAGCGGCATTGGATCACATCGCCTACCGCGTCCGGACCCCGCAGGATGTCGATCGTGCCGAGGCCTACGTCAGGGCCCTGGGATGCCAGACGCGTCGGATCCCCGGCGGGAGCGGGACGCACGGGATCGGCGAAGCGGTACGCGTGGTGGATCCGCTCGGCTTCCCGGTCGAGTTCTTCTATGAGATAGCGCAGGCTGAGCGGCTGATCCAGCGCTACGACTTGCGGCGAGGCGCCGAGATTGCGCGCCTGGACCACTTCAACATCTGCACCCCGGACATCCCCGCCGCCTACGAGCACTACCAGGGCTTGGGATTCGGCTGCTCGGAGACCATCGAAGGCGACGAGCACGAGCTGTACGCGGCCTGGATGTACCGCAAGCAGACCGTCCACGACGTCGCCTTCACCGGCGGCGCCGGGCCCCGGCTGCACCACCTCGGCCTGGCCACGCACGAGTCGCACCAGGTGCTGCGGACCGCCGACCTGTTCGGCGCCGTGCACGCCGAGCACCACATCGAGCGCGGCCCCGGCCGGCACGGCGTCTCCAACGCCTTCTACGTCTACCTGCGCGACCCGGACGGGCACCGCGTGGAGATCTACACCTCCGACTACTACACCGGCGATCCGGACCACCGGACGTGGCGCTGGAACATCCACGACGACCGGCGCCGCGACTTCTGGGGCAACGCCGTCATCGAGTCCTGGTACAAGGAGGCCTCTCCGGTCCTGGACCTCGACGGCGTCCCGCAGCCGATCACCGACACCGTTCTCGACGAGTCCGCCGACGCCACGCGGGTCGGCGCCGACGGGCTCGGCTGA
- a CDS encoding MoaF C-terminal domain-containing protein produces MTTYEQDYVAADLWPTLNVLDNNGFAAYNIPESSALDGRVLKLRLDTAGEVSVWFSGGGAVELREGSATTVHQASIKEVDAGLFLVHFVRADDDMAAVVMLLDLTASVATVVRSSIVSGPAKGGLFAEEDVDGGTFDGTSAERHQRTADLVGRRIQYVYGPDNAYEHIYLHENAYAWQCLAGAEKGLADVDRARVWKIRADIYLLTWQEKVVPCDGVVILNFRAGAYQSTGRIWGYDTDAGTTNAIAMGARAVFLNHTAHDPATWTA; encoded by the coding sequence ATGACCACTTACGAGCAGGACTACGTCGCCGCCGATCTGTGGCCGACGCTGAACGTCCTCGACAACAACGGGTTCGCCGCCTACAACATCCCCGAGTCCTCGGCCTTGGACGGCAGAGTTCTCAAGCTGCGGCTGGACACGGCCGGCGAGGTATCGGTGTGGTTCAGCGGCGGGGGAGCCGTGGAACTGCGGGAGGGCTCGGCGACGACCGTTCATCAGGCCTCGATCAAGGAGGTCGATGCGGGGCTGTTCCTCGTGCACTTCGTTCGGGCTGACGACGATATGGCCGCCGTGGTGATGCTCCTCGACCTGACCGCGAGCGTCGCAACCGTCGTGCGCAGCTCCATAGTCTCGGGCCCGGCCAAGGGCGGCCTGTTCGCCGAGGAGGACGTGGACGGCGGCACCTTCGACGGCACCAGTGCCGAACGCCATCAGCGCACGGCCGACCTGGTCGGTCGTCGGATCCAGTACGTCTACGGACCCGACAACGCCTACGAGCACATCTACCTGCACGAGAACGCCTACGCCTGGCAGTGCCTGGCCGGGGCCGAGAAAGGTCTGGCCGACGTCGACCGCGCTCGCGTGTGGAAGATCCGCGCGGACATCTACCTGCTCACCTGGCAGGAGAAGGTCGTGCCCTGCGACGGCGTCGTCATCCTGAACTTCCGGGCCGGCGCCTACCAGTCCACCGGCCGGATCTGGGGCTACGACACCGACGCCGGGACGACCAACGCCATCGCGATGGGCGCCCGCGCGGTGTTCCTGAACCACACCGCCCACGACCCGGCCACCTGGACGGCCTGA
- a CDS encoding SDR family NAD(P)-dependent oxidoreductase, whose amino-acid sequence MELRLADRVVVVTGGASGIGAACAEAFRAEGARVAVLDRSASAPWPADVTDEAQVAAALDAIAGTHGGIDVLVCCAGISGPVGTHAADIAVRDWDSVMAVNARGAFLSAKHAVPHLRRAAAPSIVLLASDSSLVASEGMAPYCASKGAVLMLGKALATDLAPDGIRVNCVCPSIVDTPMSRADMGLAAGFDGVGYPVQSPDEVAALVLFLASPVSRPVNGAHLLSDFGMAAKSGFPMD is encoded by the coding sequence ATGGAGCTGCGACTGGCCGACCGCGTGGTCGTCGTCACCGGCGGCGCCTCCGGGATCGGGGCGGCGTGCGCGGAGGCGTTCCGGGCCGAGGGTGCCCGCGTCGCGGTCCTGGACCGCTCGGCCTCGGCGCCGTGGCCGGCCGACGTCACCGACGAGGCACAGGTGGCGGCCGCACTCGACGCGATCGCCGGCACGCACGGCGGCATCGACGTCCTGGTGTGCTGCGCCGGGATCTCCGGTCCGGTAGGTACACACGCGGCCGATATCGCAGTGCGGGACTGGGATTCGGTGATGGCGGTGAACGCCAGGGGCGCGTTCCTCAGCGCCAAGCACGCCGTGCCGCATCTGCGGCGCGCGGCGGCGCCGAGCATCGTGCTGCTGGCCTCCGACTCGTCGTTGGTCGCCTCGGAAGGCATGGCGCCCTACTGCGCGTCCAAGGGCGCGGTTCTGATGCTGGGCAAGGCTTTGGCCACCGATCTCGCGCCGGACGGCATCCGCGTCAACTGCGTGTGCCCCTCGATCGTGGACACGCCGATGTCCCGTGCCGACATGGGGCTCGCGGCCGGCTTCGACGGCGTGGGCTACCCGGTTCAGAGCCCTGATGAGGTCGCCGCTCTGGTGCTCTTCCTGGCCTCGCCGGTGTCCCGGCCGGTGAACGGCGCCCACCTGCTGTCGGACTTCGGGATGGCGGCCAAGTCCGGGTTTCCGATGGATTGA
- a CDS encoding DUF2000 domain-containing protein, translating to MPSPENTLPRFEKCAIVIDDALPTGLAMNAAAVLALSIGDAYGQSALGPEVKDRDGQVHAAITEVPLPILKADAQALHGIVAKALAEPDVFLVDFTSAAQAARDYGTYIESMEVTSAEDHVYVGVAVVGAKKAVQRLSGSLPLYR from the coding sequence ATGCCGTCGCCCGAGAACACCCTCCCCCGCTTCGAGAAGTGCGCGATCGTCATCGACGACGCGCTGCCCACCGGCCTGGCGATGAACGCCGCGGCCGTCCTGGCGCTCTCGATCGGCGACGCCTACGGCCAGAGCGCGCTCGGTCCGGAGGTCAAGGACCGCGACGGCCAGGTGCACGCCGCGATCACCGAGGTCCCGCTGCCGATCCTCAAGGCCGACGCGCAGGCCCTGCACGGCATCGTGGCCAAGGCGCTGGCCGAACCCGACGTCTTCCTCGTCGACTTCACCTCCGCCGCGCAGGCGGCCCGCGACTACGGCACGTACATCGAGTCGATGGAGGTCACCTCGGCCGAGGACCACGTGTATGTGGGCGTCGCCGTGGTCGGTGCGAAGAAGGCGGTACAGCGGCTGAGCGGAAGCCTGCCGCTGTACCGGTAA
- a CDS encoding Lrp/AsnC family transcriptional regulator, with amino-acid sequence MDAIDSALLALLQNDGRRTNRELAKTLNIAPSTCLERMRSLRRRGLIVGYHAQVDLAAIGRTLQALIAVRVRPPNRAVIDGFRAFVEELPEVLSVFVVSGGDDFLIHVAVKDTDQLQALVLDKLTRRKELADVRTSLVYEHLRKTEIAPL; translated from the coding sequence CTGGACGCCATTGATTCGGCGCTGCTGGCGCTTTTGCAGAACGATGGCCGGCGCACGAACCGTGAGCTGGCCAAGACGCTGAACATCGCCCCCTCGACCTGTCTGGAGCGGATGCGCTCGCTGCGCCGCCGCGGGCTGATCGTCGGGTATCACGCGCAGGTGGACCTGGCGGCCATCGGCCGCACGCTGCAGGCGCTGATCGCGGTGCGCGTGCGGCCGCCGAACCGCGCGGTCATCGACGGGTTCCGGGCTTTCGTCGAGGAGCTGCCCGAGGTGCTGTCGGTGTTCGTGGTCTCCGGCGGCGACGACTTCCTGATCCACGTCGCCGTGAAGGACACCGACCAGTTGCAGGCGCTGGTGCTGGACAAGCTCACGCGGCGCAAGGAGCTTGCGGACGTGCGGACGTCGCTGGTGTACGAGCATCTGCGCAAGACCGAGATCGCGCCGCTGTGA
- a CDS encoding DUF4097 family beta strand repeat-containing protein translates to MTTFATPAPISVVLDIPAGRVRLIAGERAETTVEVLPVQASKKRDVKAVEQTAIEFEDGVLRVTTVETNRYLGTGSVDVTIHLPAGSRVQGKAGAAELYGTGRLGDVAFEGGYRAIDLAEAASAQLTMHMGEVTVGRLTGPARIRNGMGDITIAEAVTGTVELRTDMGNLSVHAASGVSATLDAGTTQGRIINALTNSVGATAALTIKATTSSGDITAVSL, encoded by the coding sequence ATGACCACCTTCGCCACCCCCGCCCCGATCTCCGTCGTCCTGGACATCCCGGCGGGCCGGGTCCGGCTGATCGCCGGCGAGCGCGCCGAGACCACCGTGGAGGTGCTGCCGGTGCAGGCCTCGAAGAAGCGGGACGTCAAGGCCGTCGAGCAGACCGCGATCGAGTTCGAAGACGGCGTCCTGCGCGTCACCACGGTCGAGACCAACCGCTACCTCGGCACCGGCTCCGTGGACGTGACGATCCATCTGCCCGCCGGCTCACGAGTCCAGGGCAAGGCCGGCGCCGCCGAGCTCTACGGCACCGGGCGGCTCGGCGACGTCGCGTTCGAGGGCGGATACCGCGCCATCGACCTCGCCGAGGCGGCCAGCGCGCAGCTCACGATGCACATGGGCGAGGTCACCGTCGGACGCCTGACCGGACCGGCGCGCATCCGCAACGGCATGGGCGACATCACCATCGCCGAGGCCGTCACCGGCACCGTCGAGCTGCGCACCGACATGGGCAACCTGTCCGTGCACGCCGCCAGCGGTGTCTCGGCCACCCTCGACGCCGGTACGACGCAGGGCCGCATCATCAACGCGCTGACGAACAGCGTCGGCGCCACGGCCGCCCTGACCATCAAGGCGACCACGTCCAGCGGCGACATCACGGCCGTCAGCCTGTGA
- a CDS encoding EthD family reductase gives MAEYSNSTKISFIYSNPADPDAFEAAYADQLALARKLPGLSRLEAAKVWPKEDGSPTPAYRLLDLYFADYAAASAAAAEAGPLVGATKQHATGGVIIAFAEVLEED, from the coding sequence ATGGCCGAGTACAGCAACTCCACCAAAATCAGCTTCATCTATTCCAATCCCGCCGACCCGGACGCCTTCGAGGCCGCCTACGCCGACCAGCTCGCGCTGGCCCGCAAGCTCCCGGGCCTGAGCCGGCTGGAGGCGGCGAAGGTCTGGCCGAAGGAGGACGGCAGCCCCACCCCGGCATACCGCCTGCTGGACCTGTACTTCGCGGACTACGCGGCGGCCAGTGCCGCCGCCGCGGAGGCCGGTCCGCTGGTCGGCGCCACGAAGCAGCACGCCACCGGCGGCGTGATCATCGCCTTCGCGGAAGTGCTCGAAGAAGACTGA
- a CDS encoding cupin domain-containing protein translates to MTAPPENLADRPATPDGQPHDLLSELLRSVRLSGERIVAYTPPPSFSIGFADRGSLHIVEAGEVLLEIDGYPHAEHLRRGDFVLLPRGDSHSISDAGGGAHALALADGAADDVPEPARWLCGTFTIGDPQASHLLGSLPAVIILRGSGGSGGPDLEALEGLEVARRMIVLEMQSPSQGSAVMVSRILDLIFIQIMRTWASGADAEPTWLAGAFDPQIGLALSAIHREPGHDWTVDELARASNLSRSAFAARFVARVGKPPATYLAHVRLDAATTLLRDTLLPVTHVAESVGYASEAAFSRAFKNRYGTPPARWRRDVRFR, encoded by the coding sequence ATGACCGCCCCGCCGGAAAACCTTGCAGATCGTCCAGCCACGCCGGACGGCCAGCCCCACGACCTGCTCTCGGAACTGCTGCGGAGCGTCCGGCTGAGCGGTGAGCGGATCGTCGCGTACACCCCGCCGCCGTCGTTCTCGATCGGGTTCGCCGACCGGGGGAGTCTGCACATCGTCGAAGCCGGCGAGGTCCTGCTGGAGATCGACGGCTACCCGCACGCCGAGCACCTGCGCCGCGGCGACTTCGTCCTGCTGCCCCGCGGCGACTCGCACTCGATCAGCGACGCCGGCGGAGGCGCGCACGCCCTCGCGCTCGCCGACGGAGCGGCGGACGACGTCCCCGAACCCGCGCGCTGGCTCTGCGGCACGTTCACCATCGGCGACCCGCAGGCCAGCCACCTGCTCGGCAGCCTGCCGGCGGTGATCATCCTGCGCGGCTCCGGTGGCTCCGGCGGCCCGGACCTGGAGGCGCTCGAAGGACTCGAAGTCGCCCGCCGCATGATCGTCCTGGAGATGCAGTCGCCGTCGCAGGGCTCCGCAGTGATGGTCTCCCGCATCCTGGACCTGATCTTCATCCAGATCATGCGCACCTGGGCCTCCGGCGCCGACGCCGAACCCACCTGGCTGGCCGGCGCCTTCGACCCGCAGATCGGCCTGGCCCTGAGCGCCATCCACCGCGAACCCGGCCACGACTGGACAGTCGACGAGCTGGCACGCGCCAGCAACCTGTCCCGCTCGGCATTCGCGGCACGCTTCGTGGCCCGGGTGGGCAAGCCGCCGGCCACGTACCTCGCGCACGTCCGCCTGGACGCCGCCACCACGCTGCTGCGCGACACCCTCCTGCCGGTCACGCACGTCGCGGAGAGCGTGGGCTACGCCTCGGAGGCCGCATTCAGCCGCGCGTTCAAGAACCGGTACGGCACGCCGCCGGCGCGGTGGCGGCGGGATGTTCGGTTCCGCTGA
- a CDS encoding ROK family protein codes for MRWGAGFVSGDMTRTAVLALLARRGPLSRAQIAELLDLSPATITQGTRRLLAEGLLVEEAPRPSQGGGRPSIPLALVPESAHTIGIQVAHEHVTGVTCRLDAEVVHSFRHTFDPAAPDALQTLITLIRTEIDEARHRGLPLAGVGVAVPGIVDPETGTLRMSVRLGWNGLPLAARLREALGVPVFVDNDISAVTAAERLYGPGADEADFLLAAIGQGIGLGMVLDGAPYRGALGAAGEFGHMPVQPDGPVCVCGNRGCLESLVSTEALLRRAHDAGILPAASDLDDLGTAARNGDPAAVALLQTAATLLGRALAGVVNLLGPRSVVVIGEITALWDLLGEPMHAVLLDHLLPCVRDTTIEVRPWDDELIAASAARVVLAAPLAAPRQRG; via the coding sequence ATGCGGTGGGGCGCGGGCTTCGTCTCCGGGGACATGACCCGCACCGCGGTGCTCGCGCTGCTGGCCCGGCGCGGCCCGCTCAGCCGCGCGCAGATCGCCGAGCTGCTGGACCTGAGCCCGGCGACGATCACGCAGGGCACGCGGCGGCTGCTCGCCGAGGGCTTGTTGGTGGAAGAAGCGCCGCGGCCGTCGCAGGGCGGCGGACGTCCCTCGATCCCCCTCGCACTGGTCCCCGAATCGGCGCACACCATCGGGATCCAGGTCGCGCACGAGCACGTCACCGGCGTCACCTGCCGGCTGGACGCCGAGGTCGTGCACAGCTTCCGCCACACCTTCGACCCGGCCGCCCCGGACGCACTCCAGACTCTCATCACCCTGATCCGCACGGAGATCGACGAGGCCCGGCACCGCGGACTGCCACTGGCCGGAGTCGGAGTCGCGGTGCCCGGCATCGTCGACCCGGAGACCGGAACCCTGCGGATGTCGGTACGGCTGGGCTGGAACGGCCTGCCGCTGGCCGCACGGCTCCGCGAGGCGCTGGGCGTCCCGGTGTTCGTGGACAACGACATCAGCGCGGTGACGGCCGCCGAACGCCTCTACGGCCCCGGAGCAGACGAGGCCGACTTCCTGCTCGCCGCCATCGGCCAGGGCATCGGCCTCGGGATGGTGCTCGACGGCGCGCCGTACCGAGGCGCCCTCGGCGCCGCCGGCGAGTTCGGGCACATGCCGGTGCAGCCCGACGGACCGGTGTGCGTGTGCGGCAACCGCGGGTGCCTGGAATCGCTGGTGAGCACAGAGGCCTTGCTGCGCAGAGCGCACGACGCGGGCATCCTGCCGGCCGCATCAGACCTCGATGACCTCGGCACAGCCGCCCGCAACGGCGACCCGGCGGCTGTGGCGCTACTGCAGACGGCGGCGACACTGCTCGGCCGAGCCCTGGCCGGGGTGGTGAACCTGCTGGGGCCGCGCAGCGTGGTCGTCATCGGCGAGATCACGGCACTGTGGGACCTGCTCGGCGAACCGATGCACGCGGTCCTGCTGGACCACCTGCTGCCCTGCGTCCGCGACACCACGATCGAGGTGCGGCCGTGGGACGACGAGCTGATCGCGGCCAGCGCTGCGCGCGTGGTGCTGGCGGCGCCGCTCGCCGCGCCACGGCAGCGGGGGTGA
- a CDS encoding cellulase family glycosylhydrolase: MRHPLVRFRRTASVIVVGVLAATVTSGFAAYAAASPAPAAPAAAAGAAKGAPPSSFHGVNWADPRDNYASDAVVPSGLSVTDDYRTVYRVTQKMVDGFRANLGADTLRLPINPASVGTAWWNSYRATIDAATASGDKVILSYWEAPTPKNGRIDDVAAWNTMWDTVTAAYRTNPRVYFEPMNEPFGYTLDEWVQVCTGWLARHADVPRDHVVISGSGYNDNVTGVGAAPALNGTLLSLHFYGYWASSTTEADWINNLLPRIGGYAYRTIIDEAGSPMTTGLNYGAHNGNQYTSYFAAVTDTARGMGMGMVYWPGLRTGDSYSIESLDAKGRLQNNNASGVSQLKWGYGFGAVPPVNEQPASR; the protein is encoded by the coding sequence ATGCGTCATCCCCTCGTGCGTTTCCGGCGCACCGCTTCGGTCATCGTGGTCGGCGTGCTCGCGGCCACCGTGACCAGCGGGTTCGCCGCCTACGCCGCCGCGAGCCCGGCTCCGGCCGCCCCGGCAGCCGCCGCCGGCGCGGCCAAGGGCGCCCCGCCGAGCAGTTTCCACGGTGTGAACTGGGCCGACCCCCGCGACAACTACGCCAGCGACGCCGTCGTGCCCAGCGGCCTGAGCGTCACCGACGACTACCGCACCGTCTACCGCGTCACCCAGAAGATGGTCGACGGCTTCCGCGCCAACCTCGGCGCCGACACCCTGCGCCTGCCGATCAACCCGGCCAGCGTCGGCACCGCCTGGTGGAACTCCTACCGCGCGACCATCGACGCCGCGACGGCCTCCGGCGACAAGGTGATCCTCAGCTACTGGGAGGCGCCGACCCCGAAGAACGGCAGGATCGACGACGTCGCCGCCTGGAACACCATGTGGGACACCGTCACCGCCGCGTACCGGACCAACCCGCGCGTCTACTTCGAGCCGATGAACGAGCCCTTCGGCTACACCCTCGACGAGTGGGTCCAGGTCTGCACCGGCTGGCTCGCCCGGCACGCCGACGTCCCGCGCGACCACGTCGTCATCTCCGGCAGCGGCTACAACGACAACGTCACCGGCGTCGGTGCCGCCCCGGCTCTGAACGGCACGCTGCTCTCGCTGCACTTCTACGGCTACTGGGCCAGCTCCACCACCGAGGCGGACTGGATCAACAACCTGCTTCCCCGCATCGGCGGCTACGCCTACCGCACCATCATCGACGAGGCCGGCTCCCCGATGACCACCGGCCTGAACTACGGCGCCCACAACGGGAACCAGTACACGTCCTACTTCGCCGCCGTCACCGACACCGCCCGCGGCATGGGCATGGGGATGGTCTACTGGCCGGGCCTGCGAACCGGCGACTCGTACTCGATAGAGAGCCTGGATGCCAAGGGGCGCCTGCAGAACAACAACGCCAGCGGTGTCAGCCAGCTGAAGTGGGGCTACGGCTTCGGCGCCGTCCCGCCGGTCAACGAGCAGCCGGCGTCTCGTTGA
- a CDS encoding sensor histidine kinase has translation MTAGVEDGLHIERHVGAVLTAVAVTARAVALVCAVISLVVGLREGQFAHVRLAVAAYAAVGSWALVYLARARGGPPALWISAVDVGLLAAALITLRVAGGAGYFDDVSNSALEPFVSAALVGVAIHASTRQTLAACAVLGPAYLATVITRLSVADVGNALGDLAWQVGIALVCLTGARRLHRAAAAVSAGARSVLAERERLAEDRGRDLERRRQHRDLRRRHLELHDGPLALLTAMSRPAPVGHPDARVRERCAANADLLRGLLSEKDDSGGESVPELRLALVGTGADCAALGLRVRYQFGALPPGLPEPVVEALCGATRAALNNVLAHAGTRTAWVTVEAAGDDPEAVTVDVVDRGSGFDPGTTPAGVGLPTAIAGRMAEVGGAAGVDSVPGHGTWVRLRWPA, from the coding sequence GTGACGGCTGGTGTCGAAGACGGCCTTCATATCGAGAGGCACGTCGGTGCGGTCCTGACCGCGGTCGCGGTCACGGCCCGGGCCGTCGCGCTGGTCTGCGCGGTCATCAGCCTCGTCGTCGGGCTGCGCGAGGGACAGTTCGCGCACGTCCGACTCGCCGTCGCGGCCTACGCGGCGGTCGGGTCGTGGGCGCTGGTGTACCTGGCACGGGCTCGCGGCGGCCCGCCGGCCCTTTGGATCAGCGCGGTCGACGTCGGGCTCCTGGCCGCCGCGTTGATCACGCTGCGCGTCGCCGGCGGCGCCGGCTACTTCGACGACGTCAGCAACTCGGCGCTGGAGCCGTTCGTGTCCGCGGCCCTGGTCGGGGTGGCGATCCACGCCTCGACCCGGCAGACGCTGGCGGCCTGCGCGGTCCTCGGCCCGGCGTACCTGGCGACCGTCATCACCCGGCTGTCGGTCGCCGACGTCGGCAACGCGCTCGGCGACCTGGCCTGGCAGGTCGGCATCGCGCTGGTCTGCCTGACCGGCGCGCGCCGTCTGCACCGGGCCGCGGCCGCCGTGAGCGCCGGCGCGCGGTCGGTGCTCGCCGAGCGGGAGCGGCTGGCCGAGGACCGGGGCCGGGATCTGGAGCGCCGCCGCCAGCACCGGGACCTGCGGCGGCGTCATCTGGAGCTGCACGACGGCCCGCTGGCGCTGCTGACCGCCATGTCCCGGCCCGCGCCGGTCGGCCATCCCGACGCCCGGGTGCGGGAGCGGTGCGCGGCGAACGCCGACCTGCTGCGCGGTCTGCTGAGCGAGAAGGACGACTCCGGCGGGGAATCAGTGCCCGAACTCCGCCTCGCGCTGGTCGGCACCGGGGCCGACTGCGCCGCGCTCGGTCTGCGGGTGCGCTACCAGTTCGGGGCGCTGCCGCCGGGGCTGCCGGAGCCGGTCGTCGAGGCCTTGTGCGGGGCGACGCGCGCCGCGCTGAACAACGTCCTGGCGCACGCCGGCACCCGCACCGCCTGGGTGACCGTCGAGGCCGCGGGCGACGACCCGGAGGCGGTGACCGTGGACGTCGTCGACCGCGGCTCCGGGTTCGACCCCGGCACGACGCCGGCCGGCGTGGGCCTGCCGACGGCGATCGCCGGCCGGATGGCCGAGGTCGGCGGGGCGGCCGGGGTGGACAGCGTGCCGGGCCACGGGACCTGGGTCCGGCTGCGGTGGCCGGCGTGA